The Henckelia pumila isolate YLH828 chromosome 2, ASM3356847v2, whole genome shotgun sequence genome includes a window with the following:
- the LOC140879029 gene encoding uncharacterized protein: MFELNTLSRSVRHWKMKCFLLKMSSVIVFGLIFLIIIESARHFSTSEKIYNLEEFISKKYFEKYDNLIDSKFNSFIENEIPLDLSKVLQENNHATTESSVLRQNVVGEGSHRHLYSYLRFRVRPEFESNLTRQSCVVVLIERLPTGVFADPFELQHLVQRGVFTGAAVFGDTNLELPSFQSNRSVVEIHMDVASKVFSRNNNEFEVDLEVPLHARYQPLGLGFSRVEFGKPDVFMCCSTQRNARNRNCSIMQTDCSFDCNSSPLVWNVPCGIREHAGFVSMVTFLSSAVAVLFIVLASVCHS, encoded by the exons ATGTTTGAGCTCAATACTTTATCAAG GTCTGTTAGGCACTGGAAGATGAAATGTTTTCTATTGAAGATGAGTTCGGTGATAGTATTCGGATTGATTTTTCTTATCATCATTGAGTCTGCCCGGCATTTTTCAACTTCT GAGAAGATATACAATCTTGAGGAATTTATCTCAAAGAAGTATTTCGAGAAATATGATAATTTGATAGATTCCAAGTTCAATagctttattgaaaatgaaATTCCGCTTGACTTGAGCAAAGTTCTTCAAGAGAATAACCATGCCACAACTGAATCATCTGTTCTACGGCAAAATGTTGTTGGTGAAGGTTCTCACCGCCATCTGTATTCATATTTAAGATTCAGAGTGCGGCCAGAGTTCGAATCCAATCTCACTAGGCAGTCCTGTGTGGTAGTACTTATCGAAAGACTGCCGACTGGTGTCTTTGCTGATCCTTTTGAGCTGCAGCATCTTGTCCAGCGTGGTG TATTCACTGGTGCAGCCGTCTTTGGTGATACAAATTTGGAACTGCCGTCTTTTCAGTCAAACAGATCAGTTGTTGAAATCCATATGGATGTTGCTTCCAAAGTGTTTTCAAGGAACAATAATGAATTCGAGGTTGACCTTGAGGTTCCATTGCATGCACGGTATCAA CCTTTAGGACTTGGTTTTTCAAGGGTCGAATTTGGAAAACCCGATGTATTCATGTGCTGCAGCACACAAAGAAATGCGAGGAATAGGAACTGCTCAATCATGCAAACAGACTGTAGTTTCGATTGTAACAGTAGCCCTCTCGTGTGGAATGTACCCTGTGGAATCAGGGAGCATGCTGGGTTTGTATCAATGGTTACGTTTCTCTCTTCTGCCGTGGCTGTTCTATTTATAGTATTGGCATCTGTATGCCACTCATAA